A window of Bacteroidales bacterium genomic DNA:
ATTACGGTCAATCACCTCCTTTAACCCTCAGCGTAGATGAATATAGCCTGATGTCGAATTTTGCTGAAGAGATCATCAGAGCATACGATTCGGATTTAAAATTCAAAGACCAGGCCATCAGCGCTTACCTTAAACTATTGCTCATCAACAGCAACAACCTTTGTTCGCTAAGTATTGACAATACGCAGAAACAAGAGGCTGGAAATTCCATCCTGAAAAATTTCAAGCAACTTGTTGAAGGACATTACATGAATTGGCATCAAACTTCAGACTATGCCGCTGAACTCAACGTGACGCCCGATCACCTGAATCGTGTGGTCAAATCACTCATAGGGAAAACAGCCAAAGAGATCATCCAATCAAGGATCATTCTGGCTGCCAAAAGGCATCTTTACTTTTCAGGACTTTCTACCAAAGAAATCGGTTACAAACTTGGCTTTGCAGAACCTGCCAATTTCAGTGCATTTTTCAAAAAGGCGACCGGCGGTTCCCCTTTGAAATTCAAGGAAAAGGCATAATAACGGATTTTCATATCTTATTGACTGATTTTCGTATTGACCTGCAGAGCGTTTTGTAAGACTTTTGCAAAATGAAATATTATCTTTTAATTTTACCTTAATCATTTGATTTTTAACCAAAACCAACATGGACCATGGATAGAAAAATGTTCTTAACCAAAACAATATTGGCAACAGCAGCAGGCGCCGCAATGCCACTTATGCTGAATGCCGGTCAGATCAGAAAGAAAAATTCTGATTACGACCTGATGCTTGACCAGGTTGGATTTAACCATTTACCAAACAAGGAGAATAAAACAATGAACACTATTTTGCACAAAGCAGAAACCAGAGGACATGCCAATCATGGCTGGCTCGATTCTTATCACACCTTCAGCTTTGCCAATTACCGCAACCCGGACAGGATGCACTTTGGCGTGCTTCGGGTGCTGAACGACGACCGCGTAGCCGCAGGTCAGGGTTTTGGAACTCATCCGCACGATAACATGGAAATTATTTCGATCCCCCTCGAAGGAGATCTGGAACATAAAGACAGCATGGGAAATGTTGCCATCATCAAAGAGGGTGATATCCAGGTGATGAGTGCCGGAACCGGCATCTTTCACAGTGAGTTCAATAAAAATAAGGATCGTGAGGTGAAATTCCTTCAGATTTGGCTTTTCCCAAACAAGAAAAATGTGACTCCACGCTACGATCAGCTTTCGATCAAAGAGATCGGGCAAAAGAACCGTTTTTATCAGGTACTCTCGCCAAATGCCGGCGATCAGGGGGTCTGGATTCATCAGGATGCATGGTTCAGCATGGGGAACTTCGAAAGTGGCAAAACTGATTCTTATCAGATTAAAAAAACCGGAAACGGAGTGTATGCCTTTGTAATTGACGGAGAGGTAGAAATAAACGGACAGCACCTGGAAAAGCGCGATGGGCTTGGTATGTGGGACACCAGCGAACTGAGTCTTAAATCACTGACAGATTCCAGGGTGCTGCTAATGGACGTACCAATGACGATATAATTTGAAATTTTAATCCAACATATTAACCAGCAACTTAATTATCAAAACAATGAACACAAAAACAAAATGGGTAATTGACCCTACACATTCCGAAATTGGCTTTAAAGTGAAGCACATGATGATCTCGACTGTAAGCGGGCAGTTTGAAAAATTCGATGCCACAGTTGAAACCGACGGCGAGGATTTCACCACCGCATTTGTAGAAGTGAGCGTTGATATTGATTCGATCAATACAAAAGTGAAAGACCGCGACGCCCATCTGAAATCAGACGACTTTTTCAACGCAGCCGATTTCCCGAAAATGACCTTTAGATCCACAACATTTGACGGCGAAAAACTCACCGGCAATCTCACCATCAGAAACATAACCAAAGAGGTAGCGCTCGAAGTTGAATTCAACGGCATTGTGACCGATCCCTACGGACAAACAAAAGCAGGTTTTGAGATCACCGGCGAGATCAGCCGCAAAGAATTCGGCCTGAAATGGAATGCCGTAA
This region includes:
- a CDS encoding polyisoprenoid-binding protein — its product is MNTKTKWVIDPTHSEIGFKVKHMMISTVSGQFEKFDATVETDGEDFTTAFVEVSVDIDSINTKVKDRDAHLKSDDFFNAADFPKMTFRSTTFDGEKLTGNLTIRNITKEVALEVEFNGIVTDPYGQTKAGFEITGEISRKEFGLKWNAVTEAGSIVVSDKVKLAIGAQFVKQG
- a CDS encoding pirin family protein gives rise to the protein MDRKMFLTKTILATAAGAAMPLMLNAGQIRKKNSDYDLMLDQVGFNHLPNKENKTMNTILHKAETRGHANHGWLDSYHTFSFANYRNPDRMHFGVLRVLNDDRVAAGQGFGTHPHDNMEIISIPLEGDLEHKDSMGNVAIIKEGDIQVMSAGTGIFHSEFNKNKDREVKFLQIWLFPNKKNVTPRYDQLSIKEIGQKNRFYQVLSPNAGDQGVWIHQDAWFSMGNFESGKTDSYQIKKTGNGVYAFVIDGEVEINGQHLEKRDGLGMWDTSELSLKSLTDSRVLLMDVPMTI
- a CDS encoding helix-turn-helix domain-containing protein, whose translation is MHDIKTYSQVSHDDDSINFRISRMEEIWEARKGKKDDPHRHEYYTVLLVKHANGKHIIDFFEYPLAPYQLFFISPGQVHQVIEFEQSHGYAILFSPQFLLENHIPFYFIDDLALFNDYGQSPPLTLSVDEYSLMSNFAEEIIRAYDSDLKFKDQAISAYLKLLLINSNNLCSLSIDNTQKQEAGNSILKNFKQLVEGHYMNWHQTSDYAAELNVTPDHLNRVVKSLIGKTAKEIIQSRIILAAKRHLYFSGLSTKEIGYKLGFAEPANFSAFFKKATGGSPLKFKEKA